The proteins below are encoded in one region of Segatella copri:
- a CDS encoding SGNH/GDSL hydrolase family protein yields the protein MKKVWVMMLATLMVSSTMMAGNVKKSTTLPIEGEIVKASHPMIQYVGRVSFAKNPDVASFNYPGTTIEASFQGSSLKMLCRPKTGYFMAQIDGCEPFKVGFNAERDSVVTLAAALPKGVHHAKVMYVIEGLFRKPEFRGFVLDKGCQLVEAPALPERKIEFIGNSITCGYGVESINMSDPFEDETENHWLTYANIVSDSLKAQHTSISRSGIGVYRNYNGPKTGDADNMPWQYEYTLFDQHDEKWDFAKYQPQLVCINLGTNDLSTKNYDIQLYEKNYRMFIKTVRSKYPHAKIVMLTGPMLGEKESSKQRTVLDRICADANITDKNIYRFDFSFQKGNLGYGASWHPSMLQHRKMAAELLPFLRKLMNWN from the coding sequence ATGAAAAAAGTATGGGTTATGATGCTGGCTACATTGATGGTTTCTTCCACGATGATGGCTGGAAATGTGAAGAAATCAACTACTCTTCCTATTGAGGGAGAGATCGTAAAGGCTTCTCATCCGATGATTCAGTATGTTGGGCGTGTGAGCTTTGCTAAGAATCCTGATGTAGCCAGTTTCAATTATCCGGGAACTACGATTGAGGCTAGTTTTCAAGGGTCTTCTCTGAAAATGCTGTGTCGCCCGAAGACTGGATATTTCATGGCGCAGATTGATGGTTGCGAACCTTTCAAAGTGGGCTTTAATGCCGAACGCGATTCGGTTGTTACCCTGGCTGCGGCTTTGCCAAAGGGGGTGCATCATGCTAAGGTGATGTATGTGATAGAAGGTTTGTTCCGTAAACCGGAATTCAGGGGATTCGTTCTTGATAAGGGATGCCAGCTCGTTGAGGCTCCGGCTCTCCCGGAACGGAAGATTGAATTTATCGGAAATTCAATCACCTGCGGTTATGGCGTAGAAAGTATCAACATGTCTGATCCTTTTGAAGATGAAACGGAGAACCATTGGCTTACTTATGCCAATATCGTAAGTGACAGTCTGAAGGCTCAGCATACTTCTATCTCCCGTAGTGGTATCGGTGTATATCGTAATTATAATGGTCCGAAGACAGGTGATGCCGATAATATGCCTTGGCAATATGAATATACCTTATTTGACCAGCATGATGAAAAATGGGATTTTGCCAAGTATCAGCCTCAGTTAGTCTGTATCAATCTGGGTACGAACGATCTTTCTACCAAGAATTATGATATTCAACTCTACGAGAAGAATTATCGCATGTTTATTAAAACGGTACGTAGCAAGTATCCTCATGCAAAGATTGTGATGTTGACAGGTCCGATGCTCGGCGAGAAGGAGAGTAGTAAGCAGCGAACTGTACTTGATAGAATCTGTGCTGATGCCAATATAACTGATAAGAACATTTACCGTTTCGATTTCAGTTTCCAGAAAGGAAATTTAGGTTATGGCGCCAGCTGGCATCCTAGTATGTTGCAGCATCGGAAGATGGCAGCAGAATTGCTTCCGTTCCTGAGAAAACTGATGAATTGGAATTAA
- a CDS encoding Tex family protein, translating to MNQFTKLIAAQLNLKEQAVENTLALLEEGCTIPFISRYRKEKTGNMDEVNIEAIAQANEKLSEMAKRKETILKTIEEQGKLSDELKKRIEQCWDATELEDIYLPYKPKRRTRAQIAREAGLEPLAQLLLFQRERNPEQAARKFVGDKVKDVEAALQGAKDIIAETVSENEQSRNQIRGEFRRGAIITSKVVAKKKDEEEAQRFSDYFDFSEPLKKCSSHRLLAMRRGEAAGFLRVSISADDEQCQDKLKRHYVHGFGECQTLVGEAVDDAFKRLLKPSIETEFAALSKQKADEEAIVVFAENLRQLLLAAPLGQKRVMAVDPGFANGCKTCCLDAQGNLIHHEIVYPHPPRNRKSEATAAIQRMVKMYQVEAMAVGNGTASRETSDWLHSIDFVHPVDIYVVSEDGASIYSASKIARDEFPDEDVTVRGAVSIGRRLMDPLAELVKIDPKSIGVGQYQHDVDQTQLKKSLDTVVMSCVNSVGVNLNTASQHLLTYVSGLGPTLAKNIVEYRRENGAFASRAQLKKVPRLGPSAFEQCAGFLRIPGAKNPLDNSAVHPERYALVEQMAKDQGVTVKQLVEDKALQKKIDIRKYVSAEVGMPTLTDIMAELDKPGLDPRGEVEKFEFDASIKEIEDLQVGMVVPGIVTNITKFGAFVDIGVHNDGLVHVSQMSNRYIQDPSEVVKLHEHVMVRVAEVDLKRKRIALSMKGVK from the coding sequence ATGAATCAATTTACAAAGCTGATAGCAGCCCAGCTCAATCTGAAGGAGCAGGCTGTAGAAAATACTCTGGCGCTGCTCGAAGAGGGCTGCACCATTCCGTTTATCTCGCGATACCGCAAGGAGAAAACCGGTAATATGGACGAGGTAAACATTGAAGCCATCGCACAGGCTAACGAGAAACTCTCAGAGATGGCGAAGAGAAAAGAGACTATCCTCAAAACCATCGAGGAACAGGGAAAACTCTCGGATGAACTGAAAAAACGCATCGAACAGTGCTGGGATGCCACCGAACTGGAAGATATCTATCTTCCTTATAAGCCTAAGCGCCGCACCCGTGCACAGATAGCACGTGAGGCTGGTTTGGAACCTCTGGCACAGCTGCTCCTCTTCCAGCGTGAGCGCAATCCGGAACAGGCTGCCAGAAAGTTTGTGGGCGATAAGGTGAAGGATGTGGAGGCTGCTCTTCAGGGAGCCAAGGACATCATCGCCGAAACCGTAAGCGAGAATGAGCAGAGCCGCAATCAGATTCGCGGTGAGTTCAGACGCGGTGCCATCATCACTTCTAAGGTGGTAGCCAAGAAGAAGGATGAGGAAGAGGCGCAGCGCTTCTCCGATTATTTCGATTTCTCAGAACCATTGAAGAAATGTTCTTCGCACCGACTGCTGGCTATGCGTAGAGGCGAGGCGGCAGGATTCTTGCGTGTCAGCATCTCGGCTGATGATGAGCAGTGTCAGGATAAACTGAAGCGCCACTATGTACATGGTTTCGGTGAGTGCCAGACGCTGGTGGGTGAAGCGGTGGATGATGCCTTTAAGCGACTGCTGAAGCCTAGCATTGAAACCGAATTTGCTGCGCTCAGCAAGCAGAAGGCGGATGAGGAGGCTATTGTGGTCTTCGCCGAAAACCTGCGCCAGCTCCTGTTGGCGGCTCCTCTCGGACAGAAACGCGTGATGGCGGTTGACCCGGGTTTTGCCAATGGTTGCAAGACTTGCTGTCTCGATGCGCAGGGCAATCTGATTCATCATGAAATTGTTTATCCTCATCCTCCCCGCAACAGGAAGAGCGAGGCTACGGCTGCCATCCAGCGCATGGTAAAGATGTATCAGGTGGAGGCAATGGCTGTAGGTAACGGTACGGCAAGCCGCGAAACCAGCGACTGGCTGCATAGCATCGATTTCGTTCATCCGGTAGATATCTATGTGGTGAGCGAGGATGGTGCTTCTATCTATTCGGCTTCGAAGATTGCAAGAGATGAGTTCCCGGATGAGGATGTTACCGTGCGTGGTGCTGTGAGCATCGGACGAAGACTGATGGATCCGCTTGCAGAATTGGTGAAGATTGATCCGAAGAGCATCGGTGTGGGACAGTATCAGCATGATGTGGACCAGACTCAGCTGAAGAAAAGTCTGGATACGGTGGTAATGAGTTGCGTGAACTCGGTGGGTGTCAACCTGAATACCGCATCGCAGCATCTCCTGACCTATGTGAGCGGTTTGGGACCTACGCTTGCCAAGAATATCGTGGAATATCGCCGCGAGAATGGAGCCTTTGCTTCCCGTGCCCAGTTGAAGAAGGTGCCACGTCTGGGTCCTTCGGCCTTTGAGCAGTGTGCCGGCTTCCTCCGCATTCCTGGCGCTAAGAATCCTTTGGATAACAGTGCCGTTCATCCGGAGCGCTATGCGCTGGTAGAGCAGATGGCGAAAGATCAGGGCGTAACGGTGAAGCAGCTGGTAGAAGACAAGGCGCTGCAGAAGAAGATTGATATCAGAAAATATGTGAGTGCTGAGGTGGGTATGCCTACTTTGACCGATATCATGGCTGAGCTTGACAAGCCGGGCTTGGACCCTCGTGGTGAGGTAGAGAAGTTTGAGTTTGATGCCAGCATCAAGGAGATAGAGGATTTGCAGGTAGGCATGGTTGTGCCGGGCATTGTTACCAACATTACCAAGTTTGGTGCCTTTGTAGATATAGGTGTCCACAACGATGGTCTGGTTCATGTATCCCAGATGTCAAACCGTTACATTCAGGATCCTTCTGAGGTGGTAAAGCTTCATGAACATGTGATGGTGAGAGTGGCAGAAGTAGATTTGAAGCGCAAGCGCATCGCCTTGTCGATGAAGGGCGTGAAATAG
- a CDS encoding porin family protein: MKKIMLSLAMALVSVCASAQVYIGGTAGISSNKIGDGDSKTAYTLMPEIGYEFNNKWEAGLEIGIKKGEVCKLSPVGESTTFTVAPYVRYTAVETKLVNLFVEGTIGYSSYSKGGGDAYEVGIKPGLAVKLSDHVNFITKVGFLGYKGYSPDQGKNSSTFGLNVDASNISFGAIYKF, encoded by the coding sequence ATGAAGAAGATTATGTTGAGCCTTGCTATGGCTCTCGTTTCAGTTTGCGCTAGCGCACAGGTTTACATCGGTGGTACAGCTGGTATTTCCAGCAACAAGATCGGTGATGGTGACAGCAAGACAGCTTACACCTTGATGCCAGAGATTGGTTACGAATTCAACAACAAGTGGGAGGCTGGTCTCGAGATTGGTATCAAGAAGGGCGAAGTTTGCAAGCTTTCTCCTGTAGGTGAATCTACAACATTCACTGTAGCTCCTTACGTACGTTACACAGCCGTAGAAACCAAGTTGGTTAACCTCTTCGTTGAGGGTACAATCGGTTACAGCAGTTACAGCAAGGGCGGTGGCGATGCCTACGAGGTAGGCATCAAGCCAGGTTTGGCTGTTAAGCTTTCAGACCACGTAAACTTCATCACAAAGGTAGGTTTCCTCGGTTACAAAGGTTATTCTCCTGACCAAGGTAAAAACTCATCAACATTCGGACTTAACGTAGATGCAAGCAACATTTCATTTGGTGCTATCTACAAGTTCTAA
- a CDS encoding ATP-binding protein produces the protein MLNRNRIKNNAELEELLCMLSSGIGGLVNPQKLSNTFKTNKNISIGSTTLKTYIDYCSDAFLIEEAKRYDVKGRKYISTPMKYYFTDLGLRNALINFRQIEKTHLMENAIYCELRRQGFNVDVGVVTVNGKDENGTSYRKQLEVDFVCNKGSRRCYIQSALSLPSQDKIEQEINSLRRIDDGFERIVIVGESLISNRDANGILFMSIYDFMLNDL, from the coding sequence ATTCTTAACAGAAATCGCATCAAGAACAATGCTGAGCTAGAAGAACTTCTCTGTATGTTATCATCTGGCATAGGAGGACTGGTAAATCCTCAAAAACTATCGAATACATTCAAGACCAACAAAAATATATCCATTGGCTCTACCACTCTGAAAACATACATCGATTATTGCTCAGATGCCTTTCTTATAGAGGAAGCCAAGAGATACGACGTGAAGGGAAGAAAATATATCAGTACTCCTATGAAGTATTACTTCACCGACTTAGGACTGCGCAATGCACTCATCAATTTTCGCCAAATAGAGAAGACCCATCTCATGGAGAATGCGATATATTGCGAGCTGAGAAGACAGGGATTCAATGTGGATGTAGGCGTGGTAACAGTGAATGGGAAAGACGAAAACGGCACTAGTTATCGCAAACAACTAGAGGTAGACTTCGTGTGCAACAAGGGCAGTCGCCGATGCTATATCCAGTCGGCCCTCAGCCTGCCATCGCAAGACAAGATAGAGCAAGAAATCAACTCATTGCGCCGCATAGATGATGGTTTCGAGCGAATCGTCATTGTGGGCGAAAGCCTCATCAGCAACCGTGATGCAAATGGTATACTCTTCATGAGCATCTATGATTTCATGCTGAATGACTTATAA
- a CDS encoding BACON domain-containing protein yields the protein MRLSRIYYLLLVVIGSLALASCDDDDKVVDEGLKVLSAETSFGANGGEHEISVNKDVVKAYAADDWLAVNAQGSKVTISTQANVSNESRHTTLVVKSSETDSTIVNVSQLGSIFVLEGLPSGIAASDAAVSYTYSMKHNLPVEVSSSADWIKVSVTDDSFKVDLKKNETGRFRSGSFTYSSGNIKNTINVSQSEFARDFEGMYYLAYTSNEGTQAAISAKFVKDTEGNYALDLPQLGLSVPVAFDESTFKLSIYAGHNLGVFQKYNTVSILGDSEAGYLIWNSAVSFTAGFQYSDEEGTYAEFEDNGSWPGYNVDYLAIGAYDGDELTNDSYLGNFLTMLNPYLLKIDASGARKKMNVATPKLSIMK from the coding sequence ATGAGATTATCACGAATATATTATTTATTACTCGTCGTAATAGGAAGCCTCGCCTTGGCTTCCTGTGACGATGATGACAAGGTAGTGGACGAGGGACTGAAAGTTCTCTCTGCAGAGACTTCCTTTGGTGCCAATGGTGGTGAACATGAAATCTCCGTTAACAAGGATGTTGTGAAGGCTTATGCCGCTGATGATTGGCTTGCAGTGAATGCCCAGGGTAGCAAGGTGACCATTTCTACTCAGGCCAATGTGTCTAATGAGTCTCGCCACACTACATTGGTAGTTAAGTCTTCAGAGACTGATTCTACTATTGTCAATGTTTCTCAGTTGGGTTCAATCTTCGTTTTAGAAGGTTTGCCTTCTGGAATAGCTGCGTCAGATGCTGCTGTTTCTTATACTTATTCTATGAAGCACAATTTGCCTGTTGAAGTGAGTTCTTCCGCTGATTGGATTAAGGTTTCGGTGACAGATGATAGTTTCAAGGTGGATTTGAAAAAGAATGAGACCGGACGTTTTCGCTCAGGTAGTTTCACTTATTCATCTGGAAATATAAAGAATACAATCAATGTATCGCAGTCTGAATTTGCCAGAGACTTTGAAGGTATGTATTATCTTGCTTATACTTCTAACGAGGGCACCCAGGCAGCTATCTCTGCCAAGTTTGTCAAGGATACTGAAGGTAATTATGCTTTGGACTTGCCTCAGCTTGGACTGTCTGTTCCTGTGGCATTTGATGAGTCTACTTTCAAGTTATCTATTTATGCAGGACATAATCTTGGTGTCTTCCAGAAATATAATACGGTATCAATCCTTGGAGATTCTGAAGCTGGTTACCTCATATGGAATTCAGCAGTTAGCTTTACGGCAGGTTTTCAGTATAGCGATGAGGAAGGAACCTATGCAGAGTTTGAGGATAATGGCTCATGGCCAGGTTATAACGTAGACTATCTCGCTATTGGCGCTTACGATGGTGATGAGTTGACTAATGATAGCTATTTGGGTAACTTCTTAACAATGCTCAATCCTTATCTCTTGAAGATAGATGCTTCGGGTGCTCGCAAGAAGATGAACGTTGCGACACCTAAACTTTCCATCATGAAATAA
- a CDS encoding DUF4302 domain-containing protein — protein MRKFLLYIMGVISMLSFQSCLHDDKELFDESAAERLEHATEETKQILESSTSGWAFQYYLGDEYTSGGCTYLVKFKDGKADVALDLADDPTDITHSSYDVVKDQGPVLTFNTYNEWMHYFANPNSDGTTSGGDFEFSVMKISNDTIDLKGRTTGNKMRLIRLPENTDWKKYLEDISGIESEMFTSYQLTEDGNVEGILTFDADTRRVSFVDKDNNTSTYPYCVTPTGIVLPDSWKSDAHTFVLPDGKYSMVASDVAAGKMVSLDPYLTPDYVFKKIGTSIKMNDAAQSVTEKVKMANTFTYSTDADWLTITADDASVTFSAAANNEGHPRVATVKVKNENGEDEMTVCQMEYAKDISGTYVLQYYDADGTVQQNVFDVTADNADAIDMPIKVGKYTLHASLKWNAETNSFDWNSFQYMGKYGSYYAYDILYTDSYWSAVSDKYTYSAPVAYDDENGTYAIFSEGSILGEDINMVYVMACAANPPASTSDFKAYLEIMQGIALVKLPDGASAASFTAKARGSQQVKVHFTKMPAFHASPVLGKKLIK, from the coding sequence ATGAGAAAGTTTTTATTATATATCATGGGTGTAATTAGCATGCTGTCTTTTCAGTCTTGTCTGCATGACGATAAGGAATTGTTTGATGAATCAGCAGCAGAAAGACTGGAGCATGCTACAGAAGAAACCAAGCAGATATTGGAGTCTTCTACCAGCGGTTGGGCTTTTCAGTATTATCTTGGTGATGAATATACAAGTGGTGGATGTACTTATCTTGTAAAGTTCAAAGATGGTAAGGCTGATGTTGCATTAGATTTGGCAGATGACCCTACAGATATAACACATTCATCTTATGATGTAGTGAAAGATCAGGGTCCTGTTCTTACATTTAACACCTATAATGAATGGATGCATTATTTTGCTAATCCAAATTCTGATGGTACTACCAGTGGAGGCGACTTCGAGTTTTCTGTCATGAAGATCAGTAATGATACGATTGACTTGAAGGGACGTACAACGGGTAACAAAATGCGTCTCATCCGCTTGCCGGAGAATACGGATTGGAAGAAATATTTAGAAGATATCAGCGGCATTGAAAGCGAGATGTTTACCAGCTATCAGCTGACGGAAGATGGAAATGTAGAAGGTATATTGACTTTTGATGCAGATACCCGTCGGGTGTCATTTGTGGATAAGGATAACAATACTTCGACCTATCCGTATTGCGTCACTCCAACAGGTATCGTCCTACCTGATTCTTGGAAGAGTGATGCTCATACATTTGTGTTACCTGATGGTAAGTATAGCATGGTAGCTAGTGATGTTGCCGCTGGCAAGATGGTTTCATTGGATCCTTATCTCACTCCTGATTATGTTTTCAAGAAAATAGGTACATCTATCAAGATGAACGATGCAGCGCAGAGCGTGACAGAAAAAGTGAAAATGGCTAACACGTTCACCTATTCCACAGATGCCGATTGGTTGACGATTACTGCTGACGATGCTAGCGTTACTTTCTCTGCTGCCGCCAATAATGAGGGACATCCTCGTGTGGCTACTGTGAAGGTGAAGAATGAGAATGGCGAGGATGAAATGACCGTCTGCCAGATGGAGTATGCCAAGGATATTTCTGGTACATACGTATTGCAGTATTATGATGCAGATGGCACTGTACAGCAGAATGTTTTTGACGTGACAGCCGACAATGCCGATGCCATCGATATGCCAATTAAGGTAGGTAAATATACATTGCATGCTTCCTTGAAATGGAATGCGGAGACCAATAGCTTTGATTGGAATAGTTTCCAGTATATGGGAAAATACGGAAGCTATTATGCTTACGACATATTGTATACTGATAGTTATTGGAGTGCAGTTTCTGACAAGTATACATATTCTGCTCCTGTAGCTTATGATGATGAAAATGGAACTTATGCTATATTCTCTGAAGGTAGTATTCTGGGTGAGGATATAAATATGGTCTATGTAATGGCTTGTGCAGCCAATCCTCCTGCAAGTACAAGTGATTTCAAAGCATACTTGGAAATCATGCAAGGAATTGCGCTCGTGAAACTTCCTGATGGGGCTAGTGCTGCGTCATTTACAGCTAAGGCAAGAGGTAGTCAGCAAGTCAAGGTACATTTCACAAAGATGCCCGCTTTTCATGCCAGTCCTGTGCTTGGTAAGAAATTGATTAAGTAA
- a CDS encoding zinc-binding metallopeptidase yields the protein MKKIYLLLMVAVMSLGFVSCSDDDPDGATIFPTDSPARDNLDQWLLKNYTYPYNVDFQYKWQKIESDMKYNLVPADSAKSAKLAIIVKYLWFDAYNEVAGQDFVKTYVPRVITLIGSPAYENTGTMVLGTAEGGYKVTLYMVNNLDDATLKDYDALTTYYFTTMHHEFTHILNQKKPYNTDFDRISESDYVSGDWYQVPNATALKKGFVRNYAMVEGREDFAETMAQYVTCTDAAWAAKLKTAGTKGAAIINQKLEMIRTYMKDSWNLDIDELHKAVQHRGREMSSLDLEHLK from the coding sequence ATGAAAAAAATATATTTGCTTTTGATGGTAGCTGTCATGAGCTTGGGATTTGTTTCTTGCTCAGATGATGATCCTGATGGAGCTACTATCTTCCCTACTGATTCGCCTGCTCGTGACAACCTGGACCAGTGGTTGTTGAAGAACTATACTTATCCATATAATGTGGATTTCCAGTATAAATGGCAGAAGATTGAGAGTGATATGAAGTACAATCTGGTGCCTGCAGATTCTGCAAAGTCGGCTAAGTTGGCTATCATCGTGAAATATCTGTGGTTTGATGCTTATAATGAGGTTGCTGGTCAGGATTTCGTCAAGACGTATGTACCTCGTGTTATCACTTTGATTGGTTCGCCAGCTTATGAGAATACGGGTACGATGGTGCTGGGTACTGCCGAAGGTGGTTACAAGGTTACTCTTTATATGGTGAATAATCTGGATGATGCTACATTGAAAGATTATGATGCTCTGACAACTTATTATTTCACTACGATGCATCATGAGTTTACTCATATCTTGAACCAAAAGAAGCCTTATAATACAGACTTCGATCGTATTTCTGAATCAGATTACGTAAGCGGTGACTGGTATCAGGTTCCTAATGCGACAGCCCTTAAGAAGGGATTTGTACGTAATTATGCAATGGTTGAAGGTCGCGAGGATTTTGCTGAGACAATGGCTCAGTATGTAACTTGCACAGATGCTGCCTGGGCAGCTAAGTTGAAGACAGCAGGCACCAAAGGCGCTGCTATTATCAACCAGAAACTGGAGATGATTCGTACCTATATGAAGGATTCCTGGAATCTTGATATTGACGAGTTGCACAAGGCTGTTCAGCATCGTGGTCGAGAAATGAGTTCATTGGATTTGGAACATTTAAAGTAA
- a CDS encoding RagB/SusD family nutrient uptake outer membrane protein — protein sequence MKRTKYLLSTVLAVSLLGFSSCDDYLDKLPDNRMELKSTDDVSNLLVSAYSSRYPAYLLEMYSDNTDCIDNTGWTEADKFQGQAYRWEDITEIQDDESPQELWNAYYKAISSANASIEYIAKLSDTEKTEYSAQLGEALLCRAYGEFMLSTVFCDAYDKSTAASKLGLPYPEHTETVVGQKYNRGTLEDLYKKIDADIQAGLPLVGNTYSTPKFHFTQKAAYAFATRFYLYYQDYDKAIDYATKVLGDNPASQLRDWAGLSSLSMNDQVQPEAYVNSGNNANLLLQTAYSDWGAVGGPYSYGDRYAHGKVLATTETLQAAGPWGSNTGFNYKVFNNSALSKYILRKIPYEFEYTDLQAEIGFSHSIFSAFNTDMLLMDRAEAYALKGEYQKAVDDVNTELSVFSKRNVTLSVDGIKEYYKGIKYYTPKEPTVKKALHPAFTIDAETQEPVLQCILQLKRILSMHEGLRMQDVKRYGIVIYRRTLNKNDEILDVTDSLTVDDPRRAIQLPQDVINSGLEANPRTK from the coding sequence ATGAAAAGAACAAAATATTTATTATCTACGGTTTTGGCAGTTTCACTCTTGGGATTTTCATCTTGTGATGATTATTTGGATAAGTTGCCAGACAATCGTATGGAATTGAAGTCTACTGATGATGTGAGTAACTTGCTAGTCAGTGCTTATTCTTCACGTTATCCTGCCTATTTGTTGGAGATGTACTCAGACAATACAGACTGTATAGATAACACTGGTTGGACAGAGGCAGACAAATTCCAGGGACAGGCCTATCGATGGGAGGATATAACAGAGATTCAGGACGATGAGAGTCCTCAGGAATTATGGAATGCGTATTATAAGGCCATTTCTTCAGCTAATGCTTCTATAGAATATATAGCTAAACTATCTGATACAGAAAAGACTGAGTATTCTGCTCAGTTGGGAGAGGCTCTTCTCTGCCGTGCCTACGGAGAGTTTATGCTTTCTACCGTATTCTGCGATGCATATGACAAATCTACCGCTGCCAGCAAATTGGGTCTGCCTTATCCTGAGCATACAGAGACTGTTGTAGGTCAGAAGTATAATCGCGGTACTTTGGAAGATTTATATAAGAAGATAGATGCAGATATTCAGGCAGGTCTTCCTTTGGTAGGTAATACCTATTCTACCCCGAAGTTCCATTTTACCCAAAAGGCTGCTTATGCTTTTGCTACTCGTTTCTACCTATATTATCAGGATTACGACAAGGCTATAGATTATGCGACTAAAGTTTTGGGTGATAATCCCGCATCACAGTTGAGAGACTGGGCAGGTCTCTCTAGTTTGAGCATGAACGATCAAGTGCAGCCGGAAGCGTATGTAAATTCTGGAAATAATGCTAACCTCCTATTACAGACAGCTTATTCTGACTGGGGTGCTGTTGGTGGTCCATATTCATATGGCGACCGTTATGCACATGGAAAGGTGTTGGCAACAACAGAGACGTTGCAGGCTGCTGGTCCATGGGGAAGCAATACCGGTTTTAACTATAAGGTATTTAACAATTCAGCTTTGTCAAAATATATTCTTCGTAAGATTCCTTATGAGTTTGAATATACAGATTTGCAAGCTGAAATAGGTTTTTCTCATAGCATATTTTCAGCGTTTAATACAGATATGCTGCTCATGGATCGTGCTGAGGCTTATGCTTTGAAGGGTGAATACCAGAAGGCTGTAGATGATGTAAATACTGAACTTTCTGTATTCAGTAAAAGAAATGTAACACTTTCTGTAGATGGTATTAAGGAATACTACAAAGGTATTAAGTATTATACTCCAAAGGAGCCAACTGTAAAGAAGGCTTTGCATCCGGCATTTACCATTGATGCAGAAACTCAGGAACCTGTTTTGCAATGCATCTTGCAGTTGAAACGTATCTTGAGCATGCATGAGGGATTGCGTATGCAGGATGTAAAACGCTATGGTATTGTTATCTATCGCCGCACCTTAAATAAGAATGATGAAATTCTTGATGTGACTGACAGTTTGACCGTAGATGATCCTCGTCGTGCTATTCAGCTTCCACAGGATGTTATCAACTCAGGCTTGGAGGCAAATCCACGTACTAAGTAA